In Pseudomonas sp. R76, one genomic interval encodes:
- a CDS encoding septation protein IspZ, whose amino-acid sequence MIKRRLSLALSLLWRTYVVFFLYSIAFMLVIGLPFGRLVLANRNVILYTPAVALLVFALLLAILEMGWRINLLRAIFGARLKRSPAQWRTSVLHLSALMAALAAVNALIAFSGSADAWMYYRTYPGPLLFFVGVFAIGWAQATSGVEETSTELVEH is encoded by the coding sequence ATGATAAAACGCCGACTTTCCCTGGCCCTCAGCCTGCTATGGCGCACGTACGTTGTATTTTTCCTCTACTCCATCGCCTTCATGCTGGTGATCGGGCTGCCGTTCGGCCGGTTGGTGCTAGCCAACAGAAACGTCATTTTGTACACGCCAGCCGTCGCACTGTTGGTGTTTGCGCTGCTGCTCGCGATCCTGGAGATGGGGTGGCGCATCAATTTGCTGCGCGCCATATTCGGTGCTCGGTTGAAGCGCTCGCCCGCGCAATGGCGAACTTCCGTGCTGCACCTGTCTGCGTTGATGGCAGCCTTGGCCGCCGTCAACGCACTGATTGCTTTTTCAGGGTCGGCGGATGCCTGGATGTACTACAGAACCTACCCCGGCCCGCTGCTGTTTTTCGTAGGCGTCTTCGCTATCGGCTGGGCCCAAGCGACCTCGGGCGTGGAAGAAACGAGTACAGAACTGGTAGAACATTGA
- a CDS encoding GNAT family N-acetyltransferase — protein MPITPNQNAPVRLVLALPSDVDDLVAIRIEAMRDSLERVGRFDPVRARERFVSGFEAHSTRYIEVAGDRVGFVVVKRHPNELVLDHLYVRPSAQGAGIGAAVLTHIFKEADAAALPIKVGALKQSASNRFYIRHGFQLVESSEFDNYYVRQHLTAVNLPHRQDEKI, from the coding sequence ATGCCCATCACGCCCAATCAAAACGCCCCGGTCAGGTTAGTCCTCGCTCTACCCAGCGACGTGGACGATCTGGTTGCCATTCGAATCGAGGCGATGCGCGACAGTTTGGAGCGTGTCGGTCGATTTGATCCGGTGCGCGCGCGCGAGCGGTTTGTCAGCGGTTTTGAAGCCCACAGCACCCGCTATATTGAAGTCGCTGGAGACAGGGTTGGCTTTGTCGTGGTCAAGCGCCACCCCAATGAACTTGTACTCGATCACTTATACGTGAGGCCGAGTGCGCAAGGGGCAGGTATCGGCGCTGCGGTGCTCACTCATATTTTCAAGGAGGCCGACGCGGCTGCACTGCCGATCAAAGTGGGGGCTCTCAAACAAAGCGCCTCGAATCGGTTTTATATCCGCCATGGTTTCCAGCTCGTCGAAAGCAGTGAGTTCGACAATTATTATGTCCGTCAGCACCTTACGGCGGTCAACCTACCTCACCGGCAGGATGAAAAGATTTGA
- a CDS encoding DUF6124 family protein: MFKVTPNPPNEPDLKLNQAAHRAIDRYLNPETDPPAPPGLFSVAADASNETLITNSYETFSAVSALLLDLSEDLTGKQRDVALAIHQLSELGVLLMDRLMEREAKLPAVLPV; the protein is encoded by the coding sequence ATGTTTAAAGTCACACCCAACCCTCCGAACGAGCCGGACCTGAAACTTAACCAGGCTGCGCATCGCGCGATTGATCGCTATCTCAATCCAGAAACTGACCCACCCGCACCACCAGGCTTGTTCAGCGTCGCCGCCGACGCCAGCAACGAAACACTGATCACCAACAGCTACGAAACCTTTTCTGCGGTGAGCGCCTTGCTGCTTGACCTGTCGGAAGACCTGACCGGTAAACAGCGCGATGTGGCGCTGGCGATTCACCAGTTGAGTGAGTTGGGGGTTTTGTTGATGGATAGGCTGATGGAGCGGGAGGCCAAGCTGCCAGCGGTATTACCCGTTTAA
- a CDS encoding DUF2790 domain-containing protein translates to MRALLVLIFGAFCAVAMADEPLPVEHYSYAQHLDIAHVISTSEVADVCAVVPVRMTYEDSKGQRHILEYHVMGNGCSNG, encoded by the coding sequence ATGAGAGCGTTACTTGTACTGATATTCGGCGCTTTTTGCGCGGTGGCGATGGCCGACGAGCCACTGCCAGTCGAGCACTACAGCTATGCCCAGCACCTTGACATCGCCCACGTCATTTCCACCAGCGAAGTCGCGGACGTCTGCGCCGTGGTGCCTGTGCGAATGACCTACGAAGATTCCAAGGGCCAGCGACACATTCTTGAATACCACGTGATGGGTAACGGCTGCTCCAACGGTTGA
- a CDS encoding amidohydrolase family protein has product MDLIFRNVRIDDAQPLMDVAVHEGNIIGVAPNISALAQREIQGHGNVLIPGFVEGHLHLEKAHVMNRKANRSGTLKEAIAVTAELKPTLTRDDILERSTQVLRALVQSGTTHVRAHAEFDPIQGFTGFDAVLELRETFRDVIDIQVVAFPQEGILKLPGMRDMMVEAMEKGADVVGGIPYNDESAHEHIDFVFDLAKRYDKDIDLHQDFADHAEHMSIEYLARKTHQEGYQGRVCVGHLTSLGAVPPHQQREIIDLIRAAGISVMCLPATDLHLGARGDSHNVRRSLTPVRALRDGGVNVCLATNNIRNAFTPFGTGDLLNIAQLAIPACHLGGADDQATVLSMLTTRPAQALGLKDYGLAVGKAADLVLLDTRAVSDVILDLPTRLMVLKRGKVVATSACQRSVVF; this is encoded by the coding sequence ATGGATTTAATCTTTCGCAACGTACGCATCGACGACGCACAGCCGCTGATGGATGTGGCGGTGCACGAGGGCAACATCATCGGGGTCGCACCGAACATTTCAGCGCTCGCGCAGCGGGAAATCCAGGGCCACGGCAACGTGCTGATTCCGGGCTTTGTCGAAGGCCACCTGCACCTGGAAAAGGCCCATGTCATGAACCGCAAGGCCAACCGCTCCGGCACCTTGAAAGAGGCGATAGCGGTGACCGCCGAACTCAAACCCACCTTGACCCGCGACGACATCCTCGAGCGTTCCACCCAAGTACTGCGCGCGCTGGTGCAATCAGGCACGACCCATGTGCGCGCCCATGCCGAGTTCGACCCGATACAAGGCTTCACCGGGTTTGATGCGGTGCTGGAACTGCGGGAAACGTTTCGCGACGTCATCGATATTCAAGTGGTCGCCTTCCCACAGGAAGGCATTCTCAAGCTACCGGGCATGCGGGACATGATGGTCGAGGCCATGGAAAAGGGCGCCGATGTTGTCGGCGGTATTCCCTACAACGATGAGTCGGCGCATGAACACATCGACTTTGTGTTCGACCTGGCCAAGCGCTACGACAAGGACATCGACCTGCACCAGGACTTTGCCGACCACGCTGAACACATGAGCATTGAATACCTCGCACGCAAGACCCACCAGGAAGGCTATCAAGGGCGCGTGTGTGTCGGCCACCTGACCAGCCTGGGCGCCGTGCCGCCGCACCAACAGCGCGAGATCATTGACCTGATCCGCGCGGCCGGTATCAGCGTCATGTGCTTGCCCGCCACCGACTTGCACCTCGGTGCGCGCGGCGACAGCCACAACGTGCGCCGCAGCCTGACACCCGTGCGGGCACTGCGTGATGGCGGCGTGAATGTGTGCCTGGCCACCAACAACATCCGCAACGCGTTTACCCCATTTGGCACCGGCGATTTGCTCAACATAGCGCAACTGGCAATTCCAGCCTGCCACCTGGGCGGGGCGGATGACCAGGCCACGGTGCTGTCGATGCTCACCACCCGCCCGGCGCAAGCGCTGGGGCTGAAGGATTATGGGTTGGCAGTGGGCAAGGCGGCTGATCTGGTGTTGTTGGACACGCGCGCAGTCAGTGATGTGATTCTCGATTTGCCGACGCGGTTGATGGTGCTCAAGCGCGGGAAAGTCGTGGCGACGTCGGCCTGTCAGCGGTCGGTGGTGTTCTGA
- the cynS gene encoding cyanase, translated as MIQSQISQNTRLALTDVILLAKARKDLSFAQIAEGTGLHEAFVTAALLGQHPLPADAAQVVADTLGLDEDAVLLLQSIPVRGSIGNGIPTDPTIYRFYEMIQVYGTTLKALVHEKFGEGIISAINFKLDVKKVEDPDGGSRAVITLDGKYLPTKPF; from the coding sequence ATGATCCAGTCACAAATCAGCCAGAACACTCGCCTTGCCTTGACCGACGTCATCCTCCTGGCCAAGGCCCGCAAAGACCTGTCGTTCGCCCAGATCGCCGAAGGCACCGGCCTGCACGAAGCCTTCGTCACCGCCGCCTTGCTCGGCCAGCACCCACTGCCGGCCGACGCCGCCCAAGTTGTTGCCGACACCCTGGGCCTCGACGAGGACGCCGTGCTCCTGCTGCAAAGCATCCCGGTGCGCGGCAGCATCGGCAACGGCATCCCGACCGACCCGACCATCTACCGCTTCTACGAAATGATCCAGGTCTACGGCACCACGCTCAAGGCGCTGGTTCACGAGAAGTTCGGCGAAGGCATCATCAGCGCGATCAACTTCAAGCTGGACGTGAAGAAGGTTGAGGACCCGGACGGCGGCTCCCGCGCAGTGATCACCCTGGATGGCAAGTACCTGCCGACCAAACCGTTCTGA
- a CDS encoding ATPase domain-containing protein, translated as MVEKLKRLESGIEGLDALLKGGLVAGASYIIQGRPGSGKTILANQLGFHHANNGGRVLVATLLAESHDRLFQFLSTLSFFDASKVGADIQFVSAFDTLENDGLGEVVKLLRREISRQKATVMVVDGLLNARSKADSHIDTKKFISELQGHAAFAGCTVLFLTSSRLDDGSPEHTMVDGVIEMGEELYGTRSVRRIQLRKTRGSGAMTGLHECEINDNGLVVYPRLESLYSHPSSPDSADMTRIASGIDSLDGILGGGLYSSSVSLVIGPSGIGKTTLGLKFLAESTVDAPGLHFGFYESPQRLRLKGQSLGIDIKGMEDSGALSIAWQPTTEGLLDGLGARLLSIVEEKGIKRLFIDSLSGMTRVSTNPARITDFFSALMNELRSRGVTVFASWEMRDLFGSEVSAPNSDLSSIVDNLMLMRFSENHSELSRTLSILKVRDSSYDPSRFEVVIREHDVFLKKASRHEPSATTDSSRGSIS; from the coding sequence ATCGTGGAAAAGCTAAAACGCCTCGAAAGTGGAATCGAAGGGCTCGACGCTCTGCTCAAGGGAGGGCTGGTCGCAGGCGCCTCATACATCATCCAAGGACGCCCGGGGTCTGGAAAAACGATCCTCGCCAACCAACTTGGGTTCCATCATGCGAACAATGGAGGCCGGGTTCTGGTCGCCACGCTGCTGGCCGAGTCGCATGACCGTCTTTTTCAGTTTCTTTCTACTCTGAGCTTTTTCGACGCTTCCAAAGTCGGCGCCGACATTCAATTTGTCAGTGCTTTTGACACCCTGGAGAACGACGGTCTGGGTGAGGTAGTCAAGCTGCTTCGGCGCGAGATAAGCCGCCAGAAAGCGACGGTGATGGTGGTAGACGGCTTGCTCAATGCGCGTTCAAAAGCCGATTCGCACATCGACACCAAGAAATTCATTTCAGAGCTGCAAGGGCACGCTGCTTTCGCGGGCTGCACCGTCCTGTTTCTCACCAGTTCCCGACTCGATGACGGCAGCCCCGAACACACGATGGTAGATGGCGTGATTGAAATGGGTGAGGAGCTGTATGGCACTCGCTCGGTGCGTCGTATTCAACTGCGTAAAACCCGCGGCAGTGGGGCAATGACGGGCCTGCATGAGTGTGAGATCAACGACAACGGATTAGTGGTTTACCCTCGACTCGAAAGTCTTTACAGCCACCCGTCCTCTCCAGACAGCGCCGACATGACGCGCATTGCCAGTGGCATTGACTCACTGGACGGCATATTGGGCGGGGGCCTTTACAGTTCCAGTGTGTCTCTGGTTATTGGCCCCTCCGGGATTGGTAAAACCACTCTGGGTCTCAAATTTCTGGCCGAGTCGACGGTGGATGCACCGGGACTGCATTTTGGCTTTTACGAGAGTCCACAACGGTTGCGGCTCAAGGGCCAGTCACTGGGTATCGATATCAAAGGTATGGAAGACAGCGGTGCTTTGAGCATTGCCTGGCAGCCGACGACTGAAGGCCTGCTCGATGGTCTGGGCGCACGACTGCTGAGTATCGTTGAAGAAAAGGGCATTAAGCGCCTGTTCATCGACAGCCTTAGCGGTATGACACGCGTCTCGACAAATCCGGCGCGAATTACTGACTTCTTCAGTGCGCTGATGAACGAGCTGCGATCCAGGGGCGTTACGGTATTTGCGTCCTGGGAAATGCGCGATCTGTTTGGCTCCGAGGTCAGTGCACCCAACTCTGACCTGTCCAGCATCGTCGATAACCTGATGCTGATGCGGTTCTCTGAGAATCACTCTGAACTAAGCAGGACGCTATCCATTCTTAAAGTAAGAGACAGCTCCTACGATCCCTCTCGATTTGAGGTCGTCATTCGTGAACATGATGTTTTCCTGAAAAAGGCTTCAAGACATGAACCCTCAGCCACCACTGATTCATCGCGCGGTTCAATTTCTTAA
- a CDS encoding ShlB/FhaC/HecB family hemolysin secretion/activation protein, which produces MWRLERRTGLGLLSAIVCLLTAGLAHAAPPQNTPGITDLIRDRQDRLLEEQQKRLEDLKELPGKSADAATPTTPVDTRCFPIKTIDLAGADSLSAGERAELIKPYIGECLGVPQLNAVLKVITDRYLAKGLVTSRAYLPQQDLSSGNLKIQVVEGKLENLKGAEGSGITDRQLAMSFPGKSGELLNLREIEQMVDQLNRLPSNQAQMELAPGKAVGGSDVLVKNTPQKPWRVGLSRHNGGQRSTGEQQWGASLDWDNPLGLADQLSLRGGHDAISDHQKTSRNSMLNYSLPFGWWNLTYTYSESEYRSQAQANNFKFKQTGDSQNHQLRLERVIHRDALSKTSLSTGVAYLRTNNFIEDSKLALSSNRLSEAQFGINHGRRIGSSFLNIDLGMQDGIGAFDAQANHDPKPGQADARYRKYTATVSYLYPFKLWGESLSFSSLMTGQHSEDVLFSPQRMSLGGQSSIRGYKDQMLSGDSGGYWRNDLRWSRPVTWAWLQPVFGEYGTSLGYDQGVISRDRYNAEQHGRMSSNSVELFARGQNVAATVTFAHSLERPAAITEREAPIYFRLDFFL; this is translated from the coding sequence ATGTGGCGCTTGGAACGCCGGACGGGGCTCGGCCTGTTGTCCGCTATTGTTTGTTTATTGACTGCCGGGCTTGCGCATGCCGCACCCCCGCAGAACACCCCCGGCATCACCGACCTGATCCGTGACCGCCAGGACCGCCTGCTCGAAGAGCAGCAAAAGCGCCTTGAAGACCTCAAGGAGCTGCCGGGTAAATCCGCCGACGCCGCAACGCCGACCACCCCGGTCGACACCCGTTGCTTCCCGATCAAGACCATCGACCTCGCCGGCGCCGACAGCCTTTCCGCAGGCGAGCGCGCCGAACTGATCAAACCCTACATCGGCGAATGCCTGGGCGTGCCGCAACTCAACGCGGTGCTCAAGGTGATCACCGACCGTTACCTCGCCAAAGGCCTGGTGACCAGCCGCGCATATCTGCCACAGCAAGACCTTTCCAGCGGCAACCTCAAGATCCAAGTGGTCGAAGGCAAACTCGAAAACCTGAAAGGCGCCGAGGGCAGCGGCATCACCGATCGCCAACTGGCGATGAGCTTTCCGGGCAAATCAGGCGAGTTGCTTAACCTGCGCGAAATCGAGCAGATGGTCGACCAACTCAACCGCCTGCCCTCGAACCAGGCGCAGATGGAATTGGCGCCGGGCAAGGCCGTCGGCGGCAGCGATGTGCTGGTCAAAAACACCCCGCAGAAACCTTGGCGCGTCGGGCTGTCGCGCCACAACGGCGGCCAGCGCAGCACCGGCGAGCAGCAGTGGGGCGCGAGCCTGGATTGGGATAATCCGCTGGGTTTGGCCGATCAACTGTCGCTGCGCGGCGGCCACGATGCGATCAGCGATCACCAGAAAACTTCACGCAATTCGATGCTCAATTACAGCCTGCCGTTTGGCTGGTGGAACCTCACCTACACCTACAGTGAAAGTGAGTACCGCTCCCAGGCCCAGGCGAATAATTTCAAGTTCAAGCAGACCGGCGACAGCCAGAACCACCAGCTGCGTCTGGAGCGCGTGATCCATCGCGATGCGCTGAGCAAAACCTCGCTGAGCACCGGCGTGGCCTACCTGCGCACCAACAACTTCATCGAAGACAGCAAGCTGGCGCTGAGCAGCAACCGCCTCAGTGAAGCCCAGTTCGGCATCAACCATGGCCGCAGGATTGGCAGCTCATTCCTCAACATCGACCTGGGCATGCAAGACGGCATCGGCGCGTTCGACGCCCAGGCCAATCACGACCCCAAGCCTGGCCAGGCCGATGCGCGTTACCGCAAATACACCGCCACGGTCAGCTACTTGTACCCGTTCAAGTTGTGGGGCGAGTCGCTGAGTTTCAGCAGCTTGATGACCGGCCAGCACAGCGAAGACGTGCTGTTCAGCCCGCAGCGCATGAGCCTCGGCGGGCAGTCGTCGATTCGCGGCTACAAAGACCAGATGCTCTCCGGCGACAGCGGCGGCTACTGGCGCAACGATTTGCGCTGGAGCCGCCCGGTGACCTGGGCCTGGCTGCAGCCGGTGTTCGGCGAGTACGGCACCAGCCTCGGTTACGACCAGGGCGTGATCAGCCGCGACCGCTACAACGCCGAGCAACATGGGCGCATGAGCAGCAACTCGGTTGAGCTGTTTGCCCGCGGCCAGAACGTCGCCGCCACGGTGACCTTCGCCCACTCTTTGGAACGACCGGCTGCGATCACGGAACGTGAAGCGCCGATCTATTTCCGTCTGGATTTCTTTCTTTAA
- a CDS encoding carbonic anhydrase: protein MQDIIDGFLKFQRNAFPERAGLFKDLANQQSPRALFISCSDSRLVPELVTQREPGDLFVIRNAGNIVPSYGPEPGGVSASVEYAVAALKVSDIVICGHSDRGAMTAIATCKCLDHMPAVASWLRYADSGRVVNEARQHVDQQAKVASMVRENVIAQLANLQTHPSVRLALEEKRVTLHGWVYDIESGCIQAFDSRTGQFVPLADLSAKASPQLN from the coding sequence ATGCAAGACATCATCGACGGTTTCCTGAAGTTTCAGCGCAACGCCTTCCCGGAGCGCGCCGGCTTGTTCAAAGACCTGGCCAACCAGCAGAGCCCACGGGCGCTGTTCATCTCCTGCTCCGACAGCCGGCTGGTGCCGGAGCTGGTCACGCAGCGTGAGCCGGGCGACCTGTTTGTCATCCGCAATGCCGGCAATATCGTGCCGTCCTACGGTCCTGAGCCGGGCGGGGTGTCGGCCTCGGTGGAATATGCCGTAGCAGCCTTGAAGGTCAGCGACATCGTGATCTGCGGGCATTCCGATCGCGGCGCCATGACCGCCATCGCCACCTGCAAATGCCTGGATCACATGCCCGCGGTGGCCAGCTGGTTGCGCTACGCCGACTCCGGCCGGGTGGTCAACGAGGCGCGCCAGCATGTCGACCAGCAGGCCAAAGTCGCCTCCATGGTTCGCGAAAACGTGATCGCGCAGTTGGCCAATCTCCAGACGCACCCGTCGGTACGCCTGGCCCTCGAAGAGAAGCGCGTGACCCTGCATGGCTGGGTCTATGACATCGAAAGTGGCTGCATCCAGGCCTTCGATAGCCGCACCGGTCAATTCGTGCCGCTGGCCGACTTGTCTGCGAAAGCATCGCCCCAGTTGAACTGA
- the msrA gene encoding peptide-methionine (S)-S-oxide reductase MsrA: MTNQTETAILAGGCFWGMQDLLRRYPGVLRTRVGYTGGDVPNATYRNHGNHAEAIEIVFDPAVITYRQILEFFFQIHDPSTPNRQGNDLGPSYRSAIYYLSEEQRDVAEDTAADVDASKLWPGRVVTEIEPAGPFWEAEPEHQDYLERIPNGYTCHFIRPNWKLPKRA; encoded by the coding sequence ATGACCAACCAAACCGAAACCGCGATCCTCGCTGGCGGCTGCTTCTGGGGCATGCAGGACCTGTTGCGGCGCTACCCCGGCGTGCTGCGCACGCGCGTCGGCTACACCGGCGGCGACGTGCCGAATGCCACCTACCGCAACCACGGCAATCATGCTGAGGCGATTGAAATCGTGTTTGATCCGGCGGTGATTACCTACCGGCAGATCCTCGAGTTCTTTTTCCAGATCCACGACCCCAGCACACCTAACCGCCAAGGCAATGACCTTGGGCCAAGCTACCGCTCGGCGATTTATTACCTGAGCGAAGAGCAACGCGACGTGGCCGAAGACACCGCTGCAGACGTAGATGCCTCGAAGTTGTGGCCAGGCCGTGTGGTCACTGAAATAGAACCGGCAGGACCGTTTTGGGAAGCCGAGCCGGAGCATCAGGATTATCTGGAGCGCATCCCCAATGGCTATACCTGCCACTTCATCCGGCCGAACTGGAAGTTGCCCAAGCGCGCTTGA
- a CDS encoding GNAT family N-acetyltransferase: MQIHQVTHLPSQISALEKEAVAEGFRFITRLTSEWHSGTNRFDAPGECLMAVYLDRKLVGIGGLSIDPFTHARTGRLRRVYVVPTSRGQQIGRQLVSALLAHAALYFESVRLYTDTSEGSTFYLRCGFTRTEDAQATHIVQLKKLSQSQLAVKSGQ; the protein is encoded by the coding sequence ATGCAGATTCATCAGGTCACGCACCTGCCGTCACAAATTTCCGCCCTTGAGAAAGAAGCAGTGGCAGAAGGCTTTAGGTTCATCACCCGGCTGACTTCGGAATGGCATTCGGGCACCAATCGCTTCGATGCGCCAGGCGAGTGCCTAATGGCAGTGTATCTGGACCGCAAACTGGTAGGCATTGGCGGTCTTTCTATTGATCCGTTCACGCATGCCCGTACAGGAAGGCTGCGGCGTGTTTACGTGGTTCCTACGTCACGGGGGCAACAGATTGGCAGGCAACTGGTTAGCGCCTTGCTTGCCCACGCCGCTTTGTACTTTGAAAGTGTGCGTCTTTACACCGATACCTCTGAGGGAAGCACTTTTTACCTGCGCTGCGGCTTCACACGAACTGAAGACGCTCAAGCGACACACATCGTGCAGCTCAAGAAGCTCTCACAGAGTCAGCTTGCGGTCAAAAGCGGCCAATAG
- a CDS encoding response regulator — protein MTTILVVDDEYLIADILCFALEDEGFMVVTASNGRKGLEVLNREQPALIITDFMMPVMDGLEFATAVRALPCAKHLPIILMSGAQAHIGMQRSDLFDAVLAKPFNIDLIIAEVRKLLALE, from the coding sequence ATGACCACCATCCTGGTCGTCGACGACGAGTATTTGATCGCTGATATTCTCTGCTTCGCGCTGGAGGATGAGGGGTTCATGGTGGTGACAGCCAGCAATGGTCGAAAAGGACTCGAAGTTCTCAATAGAGAACAGCCAGCGTTGATCATTACCGACTTTATGATGCCGGTCATGGACGGCCTGGAATTCGCAACCGCCGTGCGAGCCCTCCCTTGCGCCAAACATTTGCCGATTATCTTGATGAGCGGTGCTCAGGCACATATCGGTATGCAGCGATCAGATTTGTTTGATGCGGTATTGGCCAAGCCATTCAATATCGATTTGATCATCGCCGAGGTTAGAAAGCTCTTGGCTTTAGAGTAG
- a CDS encoding GNAT family N-acetyltransferase codes for MIRQASPADARAIAQVHIRSWQDAYRDLMPADYLGALSSTLARRESFWMASIESGESNVWVAQVNKQVVGWVSVGASRDEDAPAGNVGEVTAIYVVAEHWHTGVGLGLWNAGLQHLAEQGFQQLTLWVLARNERAIRFYRRAGCVEDVGSERTLERGGVQLVEVRYRLPCIRLS; via the coding sequence ATGATTCGTCAGGCCTCACCCGCAGACGCCAGGGCGATTGCCCAGGTGCACATCAGAAGTTGGCAGGATGCCTATCGCGACCTGATGCCCGCCGACTACTTGGGTGCGTTGAGTTCGACGCTGGCCAGGCGCGAGTCATTTTGGATGGCCTCGATTGAATCGGGCGAATCTAACGTGTGGGTGGCGCAGGTGAACAAGCAGGTGGTCGGTTGGGTGTCCGTCGGCGCCAGCCGTGATGAAGATGCCCCAGCGGGAAACGTGGGTGAGGTCACGGCCATCTACGTTGTCGCCGAGCACTGGCACACGGGCGTCGGGCTGGGGTTGTGGAACGCCGGCTTACAGCATTTGGCTGAGCAAGGGTTTCAACAGCTGACGCTGTGGGTTTTGGCCCGTAATGAACGCGCGATCCGATTTTATCGCCGGGCAGGCTGCGTTGAGGATGTGGGCAGTGAGCGCACGCTTGAGCGGGGCGGCGTGCAGTTGGTGGAGGTGAGGTATCGGTTGCCGTGTATTCGTTTGAGTTAG
- a CDS encoding flavin-containing monooxygenase produces the protein MSVETINTLVVGAGQAGVAMSEHLSLMGVPHVVLERSRIAERWRSERWDSLVANGPAWHDRFPGLKFEGISPEAFPPKERMADYFEAYVEKLQAPVRTGVEVQQVERHVGRPGFKVTTSAGIIEAANVVAATGPFQRPSIPSIVPATAQVHQLHSSAYKNPAQLPEGAVLVVGAGASGSQIAEELQKAGKTVYLSVGEHYRPPRAYRSRDYCWWLGALGLWDEVKIQPKKKHVVFAVSGYEGGKTVDFRRLAHQGIHLVGVTRDWHDGVMTFEPGLADNVAEGDRAYFDVLRDADAYIEANGLPFPLEPEAWELLPDPQCLVSPTLSLDLAEAGVTTILWATGFKFDFSWLKVDAFDEKGEPFHKRGISAQSGIYFLGLPNLVNRASSFIYGVWHDAKYVADHIVLQNEYMSYTKP, from the coding sequence ATGTCAGTGGAAACCATCAACACCCTGGTAGTGGGCGCAGGCCAGGCCGGCGTCGCCATGAGCGAGCACCTTTCCCTGATGGGCGTGCCGCACGTGGTGCTGGAGCGCAGCCGCATCGCCGAACGCTGGCGCTCGGAGCGCTGGGACTCGCTGGTGGCCAACGGCCCGGCCTGGCACGACCGCTTTCCCGGGTTGAAATTCGAGGGCATTTCCCCCGAAGCCTTCCCGCCAAAAGAGCGCATGGCCGACTACTTCGAAGCCTACGTCGAGAAGTTGCAGGCCCCCGTGCGCACCGGCGTTGAAGTCCAACAAGTGGAGCGCCACGTAGGCCGCCCCGGCTTCAAAGTCACCACCTCAGCCGGCATTATCGAAGCCGCTAACGTGGTGGCCGCCACCGGCCCGTTTCAACGCCCTTCGATTCCCAGCATCGTCCCGGCGACCGCGCAGGTGCACCAACTGCACTCGTCCGCCTACAAAAACCCTGCGCAACTGCCCGAAGGTGCCGTGCTGGTGGTAGGCGCCGGCGCCTCCGGCTCGCAAATCGCCGAAGAACTGCAAAAGGCCGGCAAAACCGTGTACCTCTCCGTGGGCGAACACTACCGCCCGCCCCGCGCCTACCGCAGCCGTGACTACTGCTGGTGGCTAGGCGCCCTGGGCTTGTGGGACGAAGTCAAAATACAGCCGAAGAAAAAGCACGTGGTCTTTGCCGTCAGTGGCTATGAAGGCGGTAAGACCGTGGACTTCCGCCGCCTCGCCCACCAAGGCATTCACCTGGTCGGCGTCACGCGCGATTGGCACGACGGCGTGATGACCTTCGAACCCGGCCTGGCCGACAACGTGGCCGAAGGTGACCGCGCCTACTTTGATGTGTTGCGCGACGCCGACGCCTACATCGAGGCCAATGGTTTGCCGTTCCCACTGGAGCCCGAAGCCTGGGAATTGCTGCCCGACCCGCAGTGCCTGGTTAGCCCGACGCTCAGCCTGGACCTGGCCGAGGCTGGTGTGACCACCATCCTCTGGGCGACGGGTTTCAAGTTCGATTTCAGCTGGTTGAAAGTCGATGCGTTTGACGAAAAAGGCGAGCCGTTCCACAAGCGCGGCATCTCGGCGCAGAGCGGGATTTACTTCCTCGGCCTGCCGAATCTGGTGAACCGCGCGTCGTCGTTTATCTACGGGGTTTGGCACGATGCGAAGTACGTGGCGGATCATATTGTCTTGCAGAATGAGTACATGTCCTACACCAAACCCTGA